Below is a window of Leuconostoc gasicomitatum LMG 18811 DNA.
TTTATAAAATAGACAAAATTTAATGTTGTCTAAACTAACATATCATGATTATCCGCGAGTAAATGGGCCCTTTGGTGCAATTAATTCAAGATTTGTGCCATCCGGATCAGTGAAATAAGCGACGCCGGTACCCAATCCATTTTTCAATCCATCTTGTTCTTCAAAAAAGATGGGTTTACCGTCGGGATGGATACCAATGGCTTTTAAGCGAGCAACCGCAGCATCGATATCATCAACTTCAAAACACATATGCATGGCACTGATTTGTTCATTTGAATAATGCGCTTGGCTTGGTTTTGGTTCAACGTATTCTAGAATATCAATGTTGACATTACCTAAATGAAGATTGGCAAATTTAATTAATGTATTTTCCAAGCCTTGTGTCTCTGCCATCCGTTTGCCGCTAATTTCATCTTTATTGGCTATCTTTCTCCCCGTTAATGCCTCATAAAATATGATTGAATTTTCTAAATTACTAACAGTGATACCAATGTGATTTATGATTGAAAAACCTGTATCTGGTTCTGTCATGTTGAATTCTCCTTTTATATACAAATCCTCTAAAGCGTGCCATGCATGTTCAAATGCGTCATTACCCGGCCACTGAATCAGGGATAGCTCTAAATAATCTAATTTTAAATTTTGAAGACTGTGGTTGAAAGCGAGGATTCTACCAAACTTTTGAAGTAATAAAAATATCATCGCGATTTAAGCCGACACCTGGTATTTTTTCCCGTTGTTAAGTAGCACAGTATCTGTTAATGAAATCATCTCATTCCTGTTTCCTATTCCTCGTGTATATAGTTTATAATGTAAAAGTACTTATGTATAGTACATACTTTTTTGTACCATACATACTTAAATGTTATTTTTAGATATAGCAAGAGAAAGGCGACAAAAATTGGCAGACAAAATTTATAATATCGGTGTAGAAGCGACCATGGCAGTGATTGGTGGTAAGTGGAAACCGATTATACTTTGTAATTTACGTCATTCTGCGTTACGACCAAGTGAATTGCGTAGAAAAATCCCACGCATAAGTCAAAAAATGCTGACACAACAACTTCGCGAATTGGAAGAGGCTGACATTGTAGATCGAAAGTCATATAATCAAGTACCTCCGAAAGTAGAATACGCATTAAGTGAATACGGAGAGACACTGGGAGAATTACTTGATGGCTTGTGTGCCTGGGGCGAAATGCATGTGAACACTTTAAAAGTTAAAGGCGAGCATGTTGTTTTGCTAAATGAGGCATGATAAATGTGAGACGAAAGAATAATCATAATGCTGACAAAATATAAGAAAATTTTTATACTAGCAGTACTTGTATTGCTCATTTTTTTAATAGGCTATGCTCATACTAACAAAAGGGTGACTCAATCAGTTGAAAATGTCACTAAAAGTACGATTGTCCCCACGTTTTTTTTGCATGGATATGGTAGCAGCTATAAAGCTGAGCAACATATGACTCACTATTTGGTTGAGCAAGGAGACTCGAATACTATTATTCGGGCCAATGTCTCGAAAAGTGGGGCAGTAAAATTAAGTGGTGTGATTGACAAAAAAGCAAAGCATCCTTTGGTTGAAGTTAACTATGAAAACAATAAAAACACGAATTATCATCAAGATGGGCAATGGCTTAAAAATGTGATTGTTGCTTTGCAAAAGCAGTATAAAATTAAGGAATTTAATGCTGTTGGTCATTCTATGGGCAATATGTCGATTGTCTTTTATTTATTAGATCATTCGAGTGATAGTAAATTACCTAAACTAGCGAAGCAAGTTGATATTGCCGGTCATTTCAATGGCATTTTAGGAATGGATGATCAAGCGAATCAAATGGTACTAAATAGTCAAGGCAAGCCACAAAAAATGAATGCGAATTATAAAGCATTACTGAAATTAAGAACTATTTATCCTAAAAATCAAGTGAAAGTTTTAAATATTTATGGCGATAGAGATGATGGTAGTCATTCTGATGGCTCAGTCAGTAATACGTCCTCACAATCATTACGCTACTTGATTTCTGATCGTACGAAGTCCTATAAAGAGTTAAAAATAACCGGAAAAGATGCACAACACAGCAAGTTACATGAGAACAAGGTAGTTGATCAGGCACTGAACACTTTCCTTTTTGAATAGTTAGAAATATAAAAAGACTGAATTTTGATGTTCATTAGGATAGGTTAGATGTGTATGAATACATGCAAAGGTTAGAGTCATTTTCAGAGGAATTATAACGCTCGGACGATTAGTGCTTTAGCTGATTACGCAAGAGATCATT
It encodes the following:
- a CDS encoding VOC family protein, with translation MTEPDTGFSIINHIGITVSNLENSIIFYEALTGRKIANKDEISGKRMAETQGLENTLIKFANLHLGNVNIDILEYVEPKPSQAHYSNEQISAMHMCFEVDDIDAAVARLKAIGIHPDGKPIFFEEQDGLKNGLGTGVAYFTDPDGTNLELIAPKGPFTRG
- a CDS encoding winged helix-turn-helix transcriptional regulator, with translation MADKIYNIGVEATMAVIGGKWKPIILCNLRHSALRPSELRRKIPRISQKMLTQQLRELEEADIVDRKSYNQVPPKVEYALSEYGETLGELLDGLCAWGEMHVNTLKVKGEHVVLLNEA
- a CDS encoding alpha/beta hydrolase is translated as MLTKYKKIFILAVLVLLIFLIGYAHTNKRVTQSVENVTKSTIVPTFFLHGYGSSYKAEQHMTHYLVEQGDSNTIIRANVSKSGAVKLSGVIDKKAKHPLVEVNYENNKNTNYHQDGQWLKNVIVALQKQYKIKEFNAVGHSMGNMSIVFYLLDHSSDSKLPKLAKQVDIAGHFNGILGMDDQANQMVLNSQGKPQKMNANYKALLKLRTIYPKNQVKVLNIYGDRDDGSHSDGSVSNTSSQSLRYLISDRTKSYKELKITGKDAQHSKLHENKVVDQALNTFLFE